The proteins below are encoded in one region of bacterium:
- a CDS encoding NAD+ synthase gives MRIGLGQINTTVGDLSGNAARIIEYAKRAADAGCGLFVTPELATTGYPPQDLLFKRHFIADQLALLYGGLAQELPLPSLVGFVDRGPEGELYNAAALVSGGEVARVIHKTLLPTYDVFDEWRYFRPADEIAPVEFAGKKIGVTICEDIWDGDYDRKIVQELARAGAKTVVNLSSSPFHAGKREERLGLLRMHAIANEVSMVYCNLVGAQDELIFDGESMAVDSKGRLVALGPQFEEALVVVETGNSGSEPPKEAPHRAFDFESEVFHALCLGIRDYFRKCGFERAVIGLSGGIDSALTACLAAEALGSGDVIGVYMPSRHSAAMSGEDAEALAHSLGIEYLVMPIDESVEIAKSRFVSVCGEYRDPVTVENLQARERGKILMEISNDRRALVLATGNKTEYALGYSTLYGDMCGGLAVIGDVSKPEVYALARWYNKTKGAEIIPERTLTRPPSAELRDGQVDPFDYARISPLADAVVEEHLSPDELIARGFAREEIALVFRLVRGSEYKRRQAAPVLRITRKAFGIGRKMPIVNRYGG, from the coding sequence GTGCGCATCGGGCTTGGCCAAATCAACACGACCGTGGGCGACCTGTCCGGAAACGCCGCGCGGATAATCGAATACGCAAAGCGCGCCGCAGATGCCGGTTGCGGGCTGTTCGTCACGCCGGAGCTTGCCACGACGGGCTATCCGCCGCAGGATTTGCTGTTCAAGCGGCATTTTATTGCCGACCAGCTCGCCTTGCTGTACGGCGGCCTGGCGCAGGAGCTTCCCCTGCCCTCGCTCGTCGGATTCGTGGATCGCGGCCCGGAAGGGGAGCTTTACAACGCCGCAGCGCTTGTTTCCGGCGGCGAAGTCGCCCGCGTTATTCACAAAACGCTTCTGCCCACTTACGACGTGTTCGACGAGTGGCGGTACTTCCGGCCCGCGGATGAAATCGCGCCGGTGGAATTCGCCGGGAAGAAAATTGGCGTGACGATTTGCGAGGACATCTGGGACGGCGATTACGATCGCAAAATAGTCCAGGAGCTCGCCCGCGCGGGCGCCAAAACCGTTGTCAACCTTTCTTCCTCCCCGTTTCACGCGGGAAAAAGAGAGGAGCGCTTAGGCCTGCTCCGGATGCATGCGATCGCGAACGAGGTCTCGATGGTTTACTGCAACCTGGTCGGCGCGCAGGACGAGCTTATTTTCGACGGCGAGTCCATGGCGGTGGACTCGAAAGGGCGGCTTGTGGCTCTCGGCCCGCAATTCGAAGAAGCGCTGGTGGTTGTGGAGACGGGGAATTCCGGCTCGGAGCCGCCGAAGGAAGCGCCGCACCGCGCATTCGATTTCGAATCGGAGGTGTTCCACGCGCTTTGCCTGGGAATACGGGACTACTTTAGGAAGTGCGGATTCGAGCGGGCCGTCATCGGGCTTTCAGGCGGAATAGACAGCGCGCTGACGGCTTGCCTTGCGGCGGAAGCGCTGGGAAGCGGCGATGTAATCGGTGTGTATATGCCGTCCCGCCACAGCGCGGCGATGAGCGGCGAGGACGCGGAAGCGCTGGCGCACTCTCTCGGAATTGAGTACCTGGTAATGCCGATTGACGAGTCCGTCGAGATCGCGAAATCCCGGTTCGTATCGGTATGCGGCGAATACCGCGATCCGGTGACGGTGGAAAACCTTCAGGCGCGCGAGCGCGGCAAAATCCTGATGGAGATTTCGAACGACCGGCGCGCGCTCGTGCTCGCCACGGGAAACAAAACGGAATACGCGCTGGGATATTCCACGCTGTACGGCGACATGTGCGGCGGGCTTGCGGTTATCGGCGACGTTTCCAAACCGGAAGTGTACGCGCTCGCCCGCTGGTACAACAAAACGAAAGGCGCGGAAATAATTCCGGAGCGCACGCTGACGCGGCCGCCTTCCGCGGAGCTGCGCGACGGCCAGGTGGATCCGTTCGATTACGCGCGTATCAGCCCGCTCGCGGACGCGGTCGTTGAGGAGCACCTTTCGCCGGACGAACTAATCGCGCGGGGATTCGCAAGGGAAGAAATCGCTCTCGTATTCCGCCTGGTTCGCGGAAGCGAGTACAAGCGGCGCCAGGCCGCGCCAGTCCTGCGCATCACGCGCAAGGCTTTCGGTATCGGGCGCAAGATGCCGATTGTGAACAGGTACGGCGGATAG
- the rsmD gene encoding 16S rRNA (guanine(966)-N(2))-methyltransferase RsmD: MLRIISGELGGRAIKTPTGRGTRPPLTRVRKAVFDVLRPYLDGACVLDLFAGSGSYVFEALSNGARRATAVELSLAAAAVLEENADVLGVKDRVRIFRGDAFQAIPRFFEEKLKFDVIFVAPPQRRMMVERTLDALRRHPLMEDESLIVCQFGTAEVGGLDRLPFWEWQRKTYGNTEVAYLGMETAHRA, encoded by the coding sequence ATGTTAAGGATAATTTCTGGCGAGCTTGGCGGTAGGGCGATAAAAACGCCTACCGGTCGCGGTACCCGTCCGCCGCTCACCCGCGTCCGCAAGGCCGTATTCGACGTGCTGCGCCCGTATCTGGACGGAGCATGCGTTCTGGACCTGTTCGCCGGCTCGGGAAGTTACGTTTTCGAGGCGCTTTCGAACGGCGCGCGCCGCGCGACCGCGGTCGAGTTGTCGCTCGCGGCCGCCGCCGTACTGGAAGAGAACGCGGATGTGCTGGGAGTGAAAGACCGAGTCAGGATATTCCGTGGAGACGCGTTCCAGGCGATTCCGCGCTTCTTCGAGGAAAAACTGAAGTTCGACGTCATTTTCGTCGCGCCGCCCCAGCGAAGGATGATGGTCGAGCGCACCCTCGACGCGCTGCGCCGCCATCCGCTGATGGAGGATGAATCGCTGATCGTATGCCAGTTCGGGACGGCGGAGGTTGGCGGGCTGGATCGTCTTCCCTTCTGGGAATGGCAGCGCAAGACCTACGGGAACACCGAGGTCGCGTATCTGGGGATGGAAACTGCGCATCGGGCGTAG
- a CDS encoding penicillin acylase family protein yields the protein MGNRFAALFAAAALFALAFAAPAASQADAASVRRIDLPSGAPFKNVAITLDSYGVPHITAPSLDACFFGAGYMHAYHRLVQLDVTRRLGRGELAGWAGEERLESDRLMRRLRLGAVADASLELLKPDEIAALSAYTEGVNFYISHCAQLPMEFALTGPPRKWTNSDSLVCARVMSWMLMEDYFTTIDNEYRRPKTDPALLKLVDLSPLEGIAYHISPDDLAYLHRTGYEAQDLKIIPGEAPSPGLGSFEPDSTLRGSNCFVISGKLTEDGLPVIASDPHLDLTYPPIWYEMRLTAPDYDARGMTVPGVPAIVIGATNDIAWGITALGGDNADAIRYQVRNAASPSPDISVESLQSGELSAILGGDGWRIADKEYLTRNGWKRFLARDESFEITDMKGRRTKTETVLYTEAGPVMFKEEGGSVIVLKWVGMFPDREGAAFLAMNKAKNIDEFRSAIRELTTSQNLIYCDKDGNIAYFPTGKYPKRKYDGAAPVSGESQSVEWPEWITTDELPVSRVAQSGFIVSANQAIGPEYKVDLSGGGLTIGKFTWDLELGGYRSYGHRAKRIGDLIEEAKSRGKISRLDVARIQCDTYSQLGAGFRDFVIETLDAADYAPGAADNPARVAYDMLKNWDGYCSTDSAGAAVAYLMLANVSDRLLRSRGWGSTSERVWHGGLDYGRNLGALWDDPKTEQIEDAPAILADALEYAASTLEKKFGPDAPWRWDKMHLMDLTYPVPFIGMYAPGLVPSPGGNDTVWQGASSLNSDGAFVQDFGPSMRVIMSPGCLDDDYSSNAAGNAAGGAYFLSVLPGGQSGDPRDPNGKDQLALYLAGGYK from the coding sequence ATGGGTAACCGATTCGCCGCGCTTTTCGCCGCCGCCGCGCTTTTCGCGCTCGCATTCGCCGCGCCCGCGGCTTCCCAGGCCGACGCCGCATCCGTCCGCAGGATAGACCTGCCTTCCGGCGCGCCGTTCAAGAACGTCGCGATCACGCTCGACAGTTACGGCGTGCCGCATATCACCGCGCCGTCGCTCGACGCCTGCTTCTTCGGCGCGGGATACATGCACGCGTACCATCGCCTCGTGCAGCTGGACGTGACGCGCAGGCTGGGCCGCGGCGAGCTTGCGGGATGGGCGGGCGAGGAGCGGCTCGAATCCGACAGGTTGATGCGCAGGCTGCGGCTGGGCGCGGTAGCGGATGCAAGCCTTGAGTTGCTCAAGCCGGACGAAATCGCGGCGCTTTCCGCCTACACCGAGGGCGTCAATTTCTACATCTCGCACTGCGCGCAGCTGCCGATGGAATTCGCGCTCACCGGCCCGCCGCGGAAATGGACGAACTCCGATTCGCTTGTCTGCGCGCGCGTAATGAGCTGGATGCTGATGGAGGATTACTTCACGACTATAGACAACGAGTACAGAAGGCCGAAGACCGACCCGGCGCTGCTGAAGCTGGTTGATCTCTCGCCGCTGGAGGGGATTGCGTACCATATTTCGCCTGATGATTTGGCGTACTTGCATCGAACAGGCTATGAAGCCCAGGATTTAAAAATTATTCCCGGAGAAGCTCCAAGCCCCGGACTGGGGAGCTTCGAACCGGACTCCACGCTTCGAGGAAGCAACTGCTTCGTGATTTCGGGCAAGCTGACAGAGGACGGATTGCCCGTAATCGCAAGCGATCCGCATCTGGATTTGACCTATCCGCCGATATGGTACGAAATGCGGTTGACCGCGCCGGACTACGACGCGCGCGGAATGACCGTGCCCGGCGTCCCCGCGATTGTAATCGGCGCGACGAATGATATCGCGTGGGGAATCACCGCGCTCGGAGGCGACAACGCGGACGCGATTCGATACCAAGTGCGGAACGCGGCGTCTCCGTCCCCGGACATTTCAGTCGAATCGTTGCAATCGGGCGAGCTGTCCGCAATTCTCGGCGGCGACGGCTGGCGCATCGCGGACAAAGAGTATTTAACCAGGAACGGCTGGAAGAGGTTTCTCGCACGCGACGAGTCGTTCGAAATCACCGACATGAAGGGACGCCGGACGAAAACCGAAACCGTGCTTTACACCGAAGCGGGGCCGGTTATGTTCAAGGAAGAGGGCGGCTCGGTCATAGTCCTCAAGTGGGTGGGAATGTTTCCCGACCGCGAAGGCGCGGCGTTCCTGGCGATGAACAAGGCGAAAAATATTGACGAATTCCGCTCGGCGATTCGCGAATTGACCACATCCCAGAATTTGATTTATTGCGATAAGGATGGAAACATCGCATATTTCCCGACGGGCAAATATCCGAAAAGGAAATACGATGGAGCCGCGCCGGTTTCGGGCGAATCGCAAAGCGTGGAATGGCCGGAATGGATTACGACGGACGAACTTCCTGTTTCGCGTGTGGCTCAATCGGGGTTCATCGTGTCGGCAAACCAGGCAATCGGCCCCGAATACAAAGTCGATTTGTCCGGCGGCGGGTTGACAATAGGGAAATTCACCTGGGATTTGGAGCTAGGCGGCTACCGCTCGTACGGCCACCGCGCCAAGCGCATCGGTGACCTAATCGAGGAAGCAAAATCGCGCGGCAAAATATCGCGCTTGGACGTCGCGCGCATCCAGTGCGACACGTATTCCCAGCTGGGCGCCGGATTCCGCGACTTCGTGATCGAAACGCTGGACGCGGCGGATTACGCGCCAGGCGCAGCGGACAATCCCGCGCGCGTCGCGTACGACATGCTGAAGAACTGGGACGGCTATTGCAGCACGGACAGCGCGGGCGCGGCGGTCGCCTACCTGATGCTCGCGAACGTTTCGGACAGGCTGCTGCGCAGCCGCGGCTGGGGCTCGACATCGGAGCGCGTCTGGCACGGCGGGCTGGACTACGGGCGCAACCTGGGCGCGCTGTGGGACGATCCGAAAACGGAGCAGATCGAGGACGCGCCGGCGATCCTCGCGGATGCCCTCGAATACGCTGCCTCCACGCTCGAAAAGAAGTTCGGCCCCGATGCCCCCTGGCGTTGGGACAAGATGCACCTGATGGACTTGACTTACCCGGTGCCGTTCATCGGGATGTATGCGCCCGGGCTGGTTCCGTCTCCCGGCGGAAACGACACGGTCTGGCAGGGCGCAAGCTCTTTGAATTCGGATGGCGCATTTGTCCAGGATTTCGGGCCGTCGATGCGGGTGATAATGTCGCCGGGATGCCTGGACGACGATTACTCGTCGAATGCGGCGGGCAACGCTGCGGGCGGCGCGTATTTCCTCAGTGTGCTCCCCGGCGGCCAGTCGGGCGACCCTCGTGACCCGAATGGAAAGGATCAGCTTGCGCTGTACTTGGCTGGCGGATACAAGTAG
- a CDS encoding zinc ribbon domain-containing protein, with translation MENTGQQGGFNQQPAPAAPAAVDFGTLFGKGTSLWTSNLGNLVVFTLVFVLVAWIPIANIGFIAGYIRGLLKTARGEKAEIGDLFNAWDCFGSAFLYVIILLLVGLVNLIPILGSLAYLVFVFFAYPGLFKVIDKNAGAVDALKWSFGAFKAAVGNWILCILVGGIMASLGGIVFGIGMIVTLPWGYLIIASQYETQKDAAF, from the coding sequence ATGGAAAATACTGGTCAGCAGGGCGGTTTCAACCAGCAGCCCGCACCGGCCGCGCCGGCGGCGGTGGATTTCGGCACGCTGTTCGGAAAGGGAACTTCGCTTTGGACTTCGAACCTCGGCAATCTGGTTGTTTTCACACTTGTGTTCGTATTGGTCGCTTGGATTCCGATTGCAAACATCGGATTCATAGCAGGCTATATCAGGGGGCTTCTGAAAACCGCAAGAGGTGAGAAGGCCGAAATAGGCGATCTGTTCAACGCATGGGACTGTTTCGGCAGCGCGTTCCTTTACGTAATCATCCTTTTGCTGGTAGGTCTCGTGAATTTGATTCCAATACTGGGTAGTCTGGCATATTTGGTATTCGTATTTTTCGCCTACCCCGGCTTGTTCAAGGTCATCGACAAAAACGCCGGTGCAGTGGACGCACTCAAGTGGTCCTTCGGGGCTTTCAAGGCCGCCGTTGGAAACTGGATTCTTTGCATTTTGGTAGGCGGAATCATGGCCAGCCTTGGCGGAATCGTATTCGGCATCGGGATGATCGTTACCCTTCCCTGGGGTTATCTGATCATCGCAAGTCAGTATGAAACGCAGAAGGATGCCGCATTTTAG
- a CDS encoding glutamate mutase L: protein MEQHKSDEKIKVIVATDCGSTTTKAILIEFVPEENCYRQTFRGEAPTTVEAPFEDVTKGVLNSIQELEELSGRKILDPNKNFDATEAPFIYPSRDGEKVGIDAYISTSSAGGGLQMMVAGVVLTMTGESAQRAALGAGAIVMDVLASNDKRLPHERIDRIRRLRPDMILMSGGVDGGTISHVVEMAELIASADPKPRLGHSYQLPVIYAGNTDARENVSKVLGGKTALTIAENIRPTLERENLFPARQKIQDLFEEHVMAQAPGYDKLLKWVNAPVMPTPGAMGVIIQRIASVENKNVIGVDIGGATTDVFSDFKVENQRVFNRSVSANLGMSYSVSNVMAEAGFENVMRWVPFDIDELDLRNRIKNKMIRPTTIPQMLEELVIEHALAREALRLAFEQHKSLAVGLKGVQQARSISDAFSQEASGDTLIKMMDLNLLVGSGGVLSHAPRRNQSMLMLLDAFQPEGFTALAVDSIFMMPHLGVLSTVHERAAVEVFNRDCMIYLGTAIVPSGEAKPGEKCLSYRIKFPDGREEAGDLPAGELLLFPLGVGEEAEVEAVPARNFDLGFGKGRAHKTKVLGGVVGLVLDTRGRPLVLPKDRAGQVAAILKWTKAMNAYPDLSGIAHGHAGRG from the coding sequence AAGCGATACTCATCGAATTCGTACCGGAAGAAAACTGCTATCGCCAGACTTTCAGGGGCGAAGCGCCGACCACCGTGGAAGCGCCTTTCGAAGATGTTACGAAGGGCGTTCTCAATTCGATCCAGGAACTGGAAGAGCTTTCCGGAAGGAAAATTCTCGATCCCAACAAGAATTTCGACGCGACGGAAGCGCCGTTCATTTATCCGTCGCGCGACGGCGAAAAAGTCGGAATAGACGCGTACATTTCGACATCAAGCGCGGGCGGAGGACTGCAGATGATGGTGGCCGGCGTCGTTCTTACGATGACCGGCGAAAGCGCGCAGCGCGCGGCGCTGGGCGCGGGCGCGATCGTGATGGACGTACTTGCGTCGAACGACAAGCGGCTTCCGCACGAAAGGATAGACCGCATCCGCAGGCTTCGTCCGGATATGATTTTGATGTCCGGCGGCGTGGACGGCGGCACGATCAGCCACGTCGTCGAAATGGCGGAGCTTATCGCCTCCGCCGATCCCAAGCCGCGCCTCGGCCACAGCTACCAACTGCCGGTTATTTACGCGGGCAACACCGACGCGCGGGAGAACGTAAGCAAGGTGCTGGGCGGCAAAACCGCGCTGACCATCGCGGAGAACATCCGCCCCACTTTGGAAAGGGAGAATCTGTTTCCGGCGCGCCAGAAAATTCAGGATTTGTTCGAAGAACACGTGATGGCGCAGGCGCCAGGCTACGACAAGCTGCTCAAGTGGGTGAACGCACCGGTTATGCCGACGCCTGGCGCGATGGGCGTAATCATTCAGCGCATCGCTTCCGTGGAAAACAAGAACGTGATCGGCGTTGACATAGGCGGCGCCACGACGGATGTATTCAGCGATTTCAAGGTTGAAAACCAGCGCGTATTCAATCGAAGCGTGTCCGCCAATCTCGGAATGAGCTATTCGGTGTCAAACGTTATGGCCGAGGCCGGATTCGAAAATGTAATGCGGTGGGTGCCGTTCGACATTGACGAGCTGGACCTCCGCAACCGCATCAAGAACAAGATGATCCGCCCGACCACCATCCCTCAAATGCTGGAGGAGCTTGTCATCGAACACGCGCTCGCCCGCGAAGCACTGCGGCTCGCGTTCGAGCAACACAAGTCGCTGGCGGTGGGATTAAAAGGCGTCCAGCAGGCGCGAAGCATTTCGGACGCGTTCAGCCAGGAAGCATCCGGAGACACGTTGATAAAGATGATGGATTTGAACCTGCTGGTCGGCTCGGGAGGAGTGTTGTCCCACGCGCCGCGGCGCAACCAGAGCATGCTGATGCTCCTTGACGCTTTTCAACCGGAAGGATTCACGGCGCTCGCCGTGGACAGCATATTCATGATGCCGCACTTGGGCGTTCTTTCAACGGTTCACGAGCGCGCCGCGGTGGAGGTGTTCAACAGGGATTGCATGATATATTTGGGCACGGCCATCGTCCCTTCGGGCGAGGCCAAGCCCGGCGAGAAGTGCCTGTCGTACCGCATCAAGTTCCCCGACGGGCGCGAGGAAGCGGGCGATTTGCCTGCCGGCGAGCTTTTGCTGTTCCCGCTGGGAGTTGGTGAAGAAGCCGAAGTTGAAGCGGTACCCGCCAGGAACTTCGACCTTGGATTCGGAAAGGGGCGCGCTCACAAGACCAAGGTGCTTGGCGGAGTAGTAGGACTTGTCCTGGATACGCGCGGCAGGCCGCTCGTTTTGCCGAAGGATCGCGCGGGCCAGGTTGCGGCGATTCTCAAGTGGACCAAGGCGATGAACGCTTATCCCGATTTATCCGGCATAGCCCACGGGCATGCGGGAAGAGGTTAG